A genomic window from Chitinophaga pollutisoli includes:
- a CDS encoding tyrosine-type recombinase/integrase, which translates to MEQLQTGTLAGFKDYLCAVGYSSGSVQMLWSCTRAFFDYREQVPANVMPADILSFYEDLQVRPSLRGEGGLSGKMVDHYLYSLRVFFDWQQAVGLVMAHPMSGLQLRRLGSGQRLPLSVAEVTALFGAARHEREHAALHLLYSCGLRRSEAVLLEPGDVWPERGVLYVRRGKGARRRVVPLASRASASLGAYLRWLAVWVPGGSPRLLVGSRSQGMTGDRLCGLVKALGKRAELKTVVTPHRLRHSIATHLLARGMSLEQVRDFLGHRHADTTQIYAHPQNVGL; encoded by the coding sequence ATGGAACAGCTACAAACCGGAACCCTCGCGGGTTTTAAGGACTACCTGTGCGCGGTGGGCTACAGCAGCGGGAGTGTGCAAATGCTGTGGAGCTGTACGCGCGCATTTTTTGACTACCGGGAGCAGGTGCCCGCAAACGTAATGCCGGCGGACATCCTGTCTTTTTACGAGGATCTGCAGGTGCGCCCTTCGCTGCGTGGGGAGGGAGGCTTGAGCGGCAAGATGGTGGACCATTACCTGTACAGCCTGCGGGTGTTCTTTGACTGGCAGCAGGCGGTTGGCCTGGTGATGGCGCATCCGATGAGCGGGCTGCAACTGCGGCGGCTGGGTAGTGGCCAGCGGCTCCCGCTATCGGTGGCGGAGGTGACGGCCTTGTTTGGTGCCGCCCGCCATGAGCGGGAGCATGCGGCGCTGCACCTGCTCTATAGCTGTGGCCTTCGGCGCAGCGAGGCGGTGCTGCTGGAACCTGGTGACGTATGGCCGGAGCGGGGTGTGCTGTATGTACGGCGCGGCAAAGGCGCCCGCCGGAGAGTGGTGCCGCTGGCCAGCCGCGCATCGGCCAGCCTGGGGGCTTACCTGCGCTGGCTGGCGGTGTGGGTGCCGGGCGGATCACCGCGGCTGCTGGTCGGTAGCCGTTCTCAGGGGATGACCGGAGATCGTCTTTGCGGGCTGGTCAAAGCGCTGGGTAAGCGGGCGGAACTGAAAACGGTAGTAACGCCGCACCGGCTGCGCCACTCCATCGCCACCCACCTGTTGGCGCGGGGCATGTCGCTGGAGCAGGTGCGGGACTTTTTAGGCCACCGTCATGCGGACACCACACAGATCTATGCACACCCGCAAAACGTAGGCTTATGA
- a CDS encoding CHC2 zinc finger domain-containing protein: protein MDIAEIKQSLPLAQVLSHYGLKPDKHARLHCPFHADKTPSLQVYYKTQTCYCFSSNCKTHGKALDVIDFVMHKEGVSKGEAIRYCRELIGGAPAAAPLTAQPRETTLNRMFTYFKNAVHNSKPAQDYIRSRGVDATQIEVGYNSGQFHHGRRKDDELVAACESAGLLIAWGTNVREGGQAYKVFGRGCVVFALRGKAGDIKGLYFRSITNDHDQRHFYLKDRAGLYPCYPRPDTRRLILTESIIDAAVLLQLETIRKEYSVLACYGTNGFTAEHQEAVASLGNLTEIILAFDGDAAGKAATEKYALQLRDQVPGVALSVMTLPDGEDLASLAAGHDPAVLEHLIAERQSFFLQLEILLQSLLQLKYPLYTLPRSLYLCRRIRLPAYWIAVMTCGCGTRQPRRCTRCRAVSPRPAIA, encoded by the coding sequence ATGGATATCGCAGAAATCAAACAAAGCCTTCCTCTCGCCCAGGTGCTCTCGCACTACGGTTTAAAACCAGACAAGCATGCCCGGCTGCACTGCCCGTTCCACGCGGATAAGACGCCGAGCCTGCAGGTGTACTACAAAACGCAGACGTGCTATTGCTTCTCTTCGAACTGCAAAACGCACGGCAAGGCGCTGGACGTGATCGACTTTGTGATGCACAAGGAAGGGGTGAGCAAGGGCGAGGCGATCCGTTACTGCCGGGAGTTGATCGGCGGCGCTCCTGCGGCGGCACCGCTGACCGCCCAGCCCCGCGAAACTACCCTTAATCGCATGTTCACCTACTTCAAGAACGCGGTACATAACAGCAAGCCGGCGCAGGATTACATCCGCAGCCGTGGGGTGGACGCGACTCAGATCGAGGTCGGGTATAACAGCGGCCAGTTCCACCACGGCCGCCGCAAGGATGACGAGCTAGTGGCCGCCTGCGAGTCCGCCGGCCTGCTGATCGCCTGGGGAACGAACGTGCGCGAAGGCGGTCAGGCGTATAAAGTGTTCGGGCGGGGTTGCGTGGTGTTCGCGCTGCGCGGCAAGGCCGGTGACATCAAAGGCCTCTACTTCCGATCTATCACCAATGACCACGACCAGCGGCATTTTTACTTAAAAGACCGCGCCGGCCTTTATCCATGTTACCCGCGGCCGGACACCCGCCGGCTGATCCTAACGGAATCCATCATCGATGCGGCGGTGCTGCTGCAACTGGAAACCATCCGCAAGGAGTACAGCGTGCTGGCCTGCTACGGCACCAATGGCTTTACTGCAGAGCACCAGGAAGCGGTAGCTTCCCTGGGTAACCTCACGGAGATCATCCTGGCCTTCGACGGCGACGCAGCGGGCAAAGCCGCTACCGAAAAGTACGCTTTGCAACTGCGCGACCAGGTGCCCGGTGTTGCACTGTCTGTGATGACACTGCCGGATGGCGAAGACCTGGCGAGCCTTGCGGCGGGTCATGATCCTGCGGTATTGGAACACCTGATCGCCGAACGGCAATCCTTTTTTCTTCAACTGGAAATCCTCCTGCAATCCCTGCTGCAACTGAAATACCCACTGTATACGCTCCCCCGATCCCTTTACCTGTGCCGTCGCATCCGGCTGCCGGCGTACTGGATAGCCGTGATGACATGCGGCTGCGGTACACGGCAGCCACGGCGGTGTACACGGTGCAGGGCGGTATCCCCAAGACCGGCGATAGCCTGA
- a CDS encoding helix-turn-helix transcriptional regulator, with translation MTIGAHIMLLRKQQNLSQAELGKRIGTSGDIIGRYERDLMMPSIEVIIKIADVLAVSIDYLVGKTNLVLDQATLKRLEDINALPPEAKEYVLGHIDMMIRDFKNKKAYAK, from the coding sequence ATGACAATCGGTGCTCACATCATGCTCCTGCGCAAGCAGCAAAACCTGTCCCAGGCCGAACTCGGTAAACGCATCGGCACCTCCGGCGATATCATCGGAAGGTATGAACGCGACCTGATGATGCCCTCCATTGAGGTTATTATCAAAATTGCGGATGTGCTCGCCGTCTCTATCGACTACCTCGTAGGCAAAACAAATCTCGTCCTGGATCAGGCAACCCTTAAAAGACTGGAGGATATTAACGCCCTGCCCCCTGAGGCTAAAGAGTATGTACTCGGACATATTGATATGATGATCAGGGATTTTAAAAACAAAAAAGCATACGCTAAATAA
- a CDS encoding RHS repeat-associated core domain-containing protein, giving the protein MIVLSNTWHYPELNWQYSAAYAEEGKRKEVVSYFDKSLKNRQSVTLMKNSTSVAGVDGLEAVVQSTIYDQYGRPAVEVLPAPLAGMTTLNFYPRLNRKLDNTAYSWMDVAPEDRSCDYLIPPMSDAAGASRYYSMQNDFKAIDNHSAVPDAGKYPFSLRYYTNDNTGRIASQGGVGAMFQPKKDPTNDSSRATRYFYSKPTRKEIYRLFGNDAGDASHYTKNTVIDPNGQVSVSYVNLSGKTVATALSGSEPANLDPLPGRPVPKPVTVALFKNADFTYDPGKLTLSAAQTYIANETGPIKFSVEMERLYSQINTGNKQFCTACGFEIVLTVSSDCSDFTPDTVVMAGAPPDSACSGSNAALKKDVTFDFTRKGNYYVQMQARLKPDEIRQRVDQYVTVASNKLRKKFDFVIEELRAVDFGGCFDDCKTCKWTLGTKADFRSKVKEKLLALNAINITDTTVVSAWTDSLYNRLSAACELAQATCAVDPCKQLKELLQRDVSPYGQYALFNKDTLALEQSVNVLHLYWRTVFPPLPRTDTTYIKNIVQLQDGGKLSVNDSSFTLKNLVYSWRQEWAERFQGYHPEACGLMYCEDNIAYLKWDDRVKSMINSTTDIPVVLGAGAQWDKDNPLWLSARDPFFAPQAPGYSSLTAFREDLNKYSSRVIGLVTDTVKNINKYVDFMLYCVSKNGEITNVNEEDNNWNYCSPSPSCRIPDREWKMYVAAYMELKQKYYQTARNGNASYCRDACTVGTPVGVGEGCPPAGAFTFTPVSVTGNNQTVRVRYEGGRAARSMTVQFYYPQEYGTLQQVAASTFLVNDTEKMIIIHKDIDVSTLGVKDVICSGGTTVIPCSGVSFTLDLGTSGRRKGYRMWDNVENGQSVSYIAVEGSKDVPPVAANYCQNPASINFYNCLFIKSSQADAPEEYLENVWLIQCPPNNCLYPGSFYATQKVGEYNFKNNAFDIAIYPYTPQINNISGPTCITKTKEWHDCFTVELQGVQYTFRNATVFKCSMNCSTIQVSEGSGTEFRYNTTGTSSLYTVYSFPPYEGLVCSDPNATLFEVKDFSNTCVEFVFESTGERVPFSGVWVVECHAFNNGLTAVQSFSTTTGCPDALKTKQSRLNNVDYAVPSLETMNEIRKEGVAQMQLQMNTVCDDQADLWISRLEQCGTGLPDWAVKKVTLRTKLIELCKKGVDIRHPNGASTHPDQVAGTPKDFKEVIKTVLAITNLSADCNPWLIDMPYPHAKPMPLAPPVILNSNPEICSRVRELQQAHNGLPTPRPSFYQYLVNEFGPAMTLNEAELTALVNSCGACAYLLPREVSLPVFLNGQGKGFITGDELQQGFTALAAENLTNLAATHPNYETIITNFLNHRFGFTLGYWDYARMKRSLDSNVIPVTSKLVNIPAFGVTQVDPYECLFSMVQHAAYNGMSSYDLYMEEVKRAFRAEYIRDCSGAGGKLSITHTENEYHYTLYYYDQAGNLVRTVPPEGVIPLSDVEAAQAEEAAGMNIESCTFNGPPAATDLSLSKTYLGNALSAGTKTLEMWLYSPLLPHGQLAISTGTDGYFLSACIGTDNMELDIYKLKSGNAGSNSVEIERSRHFKVKLTSEVLRPWLHLVLQGSNMGLDGGSLAVYVNGVLCPAVTTGTMPGSCGWEIGYVNNVLTLPNDISLLKQIRGYNKLLSAQEISYQFSLACMGVDSSLRVASQEHWGRFNVPGTGTATTVGNTTTETKHSRIFPVHHLNTTYAYQSLNGVFRQESPDAGVSDMWYDLLGRVVASRNAQQLKDGRMSYTEFDNQGRVLEAGEKAAPTEWPTTFMSDSLARAFIDNNKATRKHYVINVYDESLTGMLGQGAYQEDVQANLVQENLRKRVSASLLYEHPAASPVATIYSYDILGNVKSMLMKLPDFHFKRIDYNYDLASGKVLFVRYKHNAANKFIYQYRYDAENRLTEAITGIQTTSADDWGIASSRQNAYYKYYKHGPLARTQLGGNIQGLDFVYTLQGWLKAINGQKQGVDIGKDGHAGINATFATDVFNYSLDYFNGDYAPVSSPPTGPAPDFPLAWPYNETPGTGRSLFNGNIARVTMGRTNGSTVTETVGYTYRYDQLNRLTQMRHHAGIGNGNFAADIKYGENIAYDANGNIKTFQRNGHDAGGILMDDLTYAYPVIGGKLTQNRLRHITDAAPANANYTTDLKTQPVDNYEYDDIGNLTKDSSEGIRHITWTVTGKIEEIQKNNGYIRYKYDPSGNRVYKEVSLGGPAVRTWYVRDAQGNLLALYSDNGTAVVTWEEQHLYGSSRLGYWRLGVNSSQTLTTAWNEAPGNTLYELTNHLGNTMVVVTGAKTSEGKATVMSMQDYYSFGSIMPGRNWENSYLGKRYRYGFNGKENDNEVKGIEGSQQDYGMRIYDPRVGKFLSVDPLTSDYAYYTPYQFAGNTPVWATDLDGAEENTTGTYTYRPPVLSRVNMVMIHGNAHVASAVHRQPSVRADTRSSLERQIQKQKAEETQLYRQLYETQGGASFRILHGAGEAVTAAVGDLALNAAWKIAAKYGKQAYNVARTEMSAARMALSGASKEARLAMYGSKALEGSSPALRLAEPFDDVSFANEIIAINKTTEGGGVILNTTPMSAINSAMYYETAAEQGAAIFRSISHGHMFIDGNKRTAVAAFESFAKKHGLSTVGKDEMSNVATEVAKGKLTDVSEIAKKLIKNE; this is encoded by the coding sequence GTGATTGTGTTGTCGAACACTTGGCACTATCCCGAACTTAACTGGCAATATTCTGCTGCATATGCGGAAGAAGGAAAGCGAAAAGAAGTAGTCAGTTATTTCGATAAATCATTGAAAAATCGCCAGTCAGTTACACTCATGAAGAATTCCACATCAGTAGCCGGTGTGGATGGCCTGGAGGCGGTTGTACAATCAACAATCTATGACCAGTACGGCCGTCCGGCTGTTGAGGTGCTGCCCGCACCATTGGCAGGGATGACTACGCTTAATTTTTATCCACGGTTAAACCGAAAACTGGACAATACGGCATATAGCTGGATGGACGTGGCGCCCGAAGACAGAAGTTGTGATTACCTTATTCCTCCGATGTCGGATGCTGCCGGTGCGTCAAGATACTATTCAATGCAAAACGATTTCAAAGCAATTGATAATCATAGCGCGGTTCCTGATGCAGGAAAATACCCCTTCAGTTTACGTTATTATACAAACGACAACACCGGCCGTATTGCTTCGCAGGGAGGTGTAGGGGCCATGTTTCAGCCGAAAAAAGACCCGACGAATGATTCATCCCGCGCTACCCGTTATTTCTATAGCAAACCAACCAGAAAGGAAATATATCGGTTGTTTGGCAACGATGCCGGTGACGCTTCACATTACACAAAGAATACGGTGATTGATCCCAATGGTCAGGTTTCCGTCAGCTATGTGAATTTGTCCGGAAAAACAGTTGCTACGGCCTTGAGCGGCAGTGAACCCGCCAACCTGGATCCATTGCCAGGAAGACCTGTGCCCAAACCAGTGACTGTAGCCCTGTTTAAAAATGCGGATTTTACCTACGATCCGGGCAAACTTACTTTGAGCGCGGCGCAAACCTATATTGCCAATGAAACAGGTCCAATAAAGTTCTCTGTGGAAATGGAACGACTATACAGCCAGATTAACACAGGTAATAAGCAGTTTTGCACCGCCTGCGGATTTGAGATCGTATTGACCGTTAGCAGCGATTGTTCGGATTTTACACCTGACACGGTTGTTATGGCTGGCGCACCACCGGATTCTGCATGTTCGGGGAGTAATGCTGCTTTAAAGAAAGATGTAACCTTCGATTTTACACGAAAGGGGAACTATTATGTTCAAATGCAAGCGCGGCTTAAACCTGACGAAATCCGGCAGCGTGTTGATCAATATGTAACGGTTGCGTCCAATAAATTGCGGAAGAAGTTCGATTTTGTCATTGAAGAATTAAGGGCGGTAGATTTTGGAGGCTGCTTCGACGATTGCAAAACCTGCAAATGGACACTAGGTACAAAAGCGGATTTCAGATCTAAAGTTAAGGAAAAGTTACTTGCACTCAATGCTATTAATATTACAGATACAACTGTTGTAAGTGCCTGGACTGATTCGCTATATAATAGACTAAGTGCCGCATGTGAACTGGCGCAGGCGACATGCGCGGTTGACCCCTGTAAACAACTGAAAGAATTGCTTCAGCGGGATGTTAGCCCATATGGGCAATATGCGTTGTTCAACAAGGATACGTTGGCGCTGGAACAAAGTGTTAACGTGTTGCACTTGTATTGGCGAACAGTTTTCCCCCCACTTCCACGAACAGATACAACTTACATAAAGAATATTGTACAACTTCAGGATGGCGGTAAGTTGTCTGTAAACGACTCCAGCTTTACACTGAAGAATCTGGTGTATAGCTGGCGGCAGGAGTGGGCAGAGCGGTTTCAGGGATATCATCCGGAAGCATGTGGTCTTATGTACTGCGAGGATAATATTGCCTACCTGAAATGGGACGATCGCGTAAAGTCGATGATTAATTCCACTACCGATATTCCGGTGGTCCTGGGCGCCGGTGCGCAGTGGGATAAAGACAATCCGCTTTGGCTCTCTGCCAGAGATCCGTTCTTTGCTCCTCAGGCGCCTGGGTACAGTTCCCTTACCGCATTTCGGGAAGATTTGAATAAATACTCATCCCGTGTTATAGGTCTTGTAACCGACACGGTTAAGAATATCAATAAGTACGTCGACTTCATGTTGTATTGTGTTTCCAAGAATGGTGAGATTACGAATGTAAATGAGGAGGATAACAACTGGAATTATTGCAGCCCTTCACCATCCTGCCGGATTCCCGATCGTGAATGGAAGATGTATGTCGCGGCTTATATGGAGTTGAAGCAGAAGTATTACCAAACAGCGCGTAATGGGAACGCATCCTATTGCCGGGATGCTTGCACTGTAGGCACACCTGTTGGTGTGGGTGAAGGGTGTCCTCCGGCTGGGGCGTTTACTTTTACTCCCGTATCTGTTACCGGCAATAATCAAACGGTGAGGGTAAGGTATGAAGGTGGCAGGGCTGCGCGCTCAATGACCGTTCAGTTTTATTATCCACAGGAATATGGAACCCTACAGCAGGTTGCCGCTTCAACTTTCCTTGTGAATGATACAGAGAAAATGATCATTATCCATAAGGATATTGATGTTTCGACGCTAGGTGTAAAAGATGTGATTTGCTCCGGGGGCACTACCGTAATTCCCTGTTCCGGCGTTTCATTTACGCTGGACCTAGGTACAAGCGGCCGAAGGAAGGGTTATAGAATGTGGGATAATGTTGAGAATGGGCAATCAGTGAGTTATATTGCAGTAGAAGGTAGTAAGGACGTTCCTCCAGTAGCGGCAAATTATTGCCAAAACCCTGCGTCCATAAATTTCTATAATTGCCTTTTTATCAAATCGTCTCAGGCCGATGCACCTGAGGAATATTTGGAGAATGTTTGGCTCATTCAGTGTCCGCCAAACAACTGCTTGTATCCGGGGAGTTTCTACGCTACACAGAAAGTTGGCGAGTATAATTTCAAGAATAACGCGTTTGATATTGCAATCTATCCCTATACGCCACAAATAAATAATATTTCGGGGCCGACTTGCATTACAAAAACGAAAGAATGGCATGATTGCTTCACTGTTGAACTGCAAGGCGTGCAGTATACCTTTAGAAATGCGACGGTTTTTAAATGCTCGATGAATTGCTCGACTATCCAGGTAAGTGAAGGATCTGGTACAGAGTTTAGATACAATACTACGGGAACTTCGAGTTTGTACACTGTTTATTCATTTCCGCCATATGAAGGCTTGGTTTGTAGTGATCCTAATGCAACACTATTTGAGGTAAAAGATTTTTCAAATACATGCGTGGAATTTGTTTTTGAGTCTACTGGGGAGCGAGTGCCTTTTTCTGGGGTTTGGGTAGTTGAATGCCACGCATTTAATAACGGATTGACTGCTGTACAATCTTTCTCAACTACCACCGGCTGCCCTGATGCGCTTAAAACGAAGCAGTCCAGGCTAAATAATGTTGATTACGCCGTGCCTAGCCTTGAAACGATGAATGAAATCAGAAAGGAAGGCGTAGCTCAGATGCAATTGCAGATGAACACCGTTTGTGATGATCAGGCAGATCTTTGGATAAGTCGGCTGGAGCAGTGCGGCACGGGTTTACCGGATTGGGCTGTAAAGAAAGTGACGCTACGTACCAAACTGATAGAATTATGTAAAAAGGGAGTGGATATCCGACATCCCAATGGGGCAAGTACGCATCCGGATCAGGTGGCGGGAACCCCAAAAGACTTTAAGGAGGTAATCAAGACTGTTCTTGCCATTACAAACCTGTCAGCAGATTGTAATCCCTGGTTGATTGACATGCCCTATCCGCATGCTAAGCCTATGCCATTGGCGCCGCCCGTTATACTAAATTCCAACCCTGAAATCTGCTCCCGGGTAAGGGAATTGCAACAAGCGCACAATGGCCTCCCGACACCCAGGCCTTCATTCTACCAATACCTGGTCAATGAATTTGGGCCAGCCATGACCTTAAACGAAGCGGAATTGACGGCACTGGTAAACAGTTGTGGAGCATGCGCTTACCTTCTCCCGAGAGAAGTGAGCCTGCCTGTGTTCCTGAACGGGCAAGGAAAAGGTTTTATTACTGGCGATGAATTGCAGCAAGGATTTACTGCGCTGGCAGCCGAAAACTTGACCAATCTCGCTGCCACGCACCCAAACTACGAAACAATCATTACCAATTTCCTCAACCATCGGTTTGGTTTTACATTGGGATATTGGGATTATGCAAGGATGAAACGATCCCTTGATTCCAATGTCATCCCGGTTACCAGTAAATTGGTGAATATCCCGGCATTCGGCGTTACGCAGGTAGATCCATATGAATGCCTTTTTTCTATGGTGCAACATGCCGCTTACAATGGCATGAGCTCATACGATCTTTACATGGAGGAAGTCAAACGCGCATTCCGGGCAGAATATATCCGGGACTGTTCTGGGGCTGGCGGGAAGCTGTCAATCACACACACCGAGAATGAATATCATTACACATTATATTATTATGATCAGGCGGGCAATCTTGTCAGAACGGTTCCGCCGGAGGGGGTTATTCCGTTGTCCGACGTGGAGGCCGCACAGGCTGAGGAAGCTGCAGGAATGAATATTGAATCTTGTACTTTTAACGGTCCTCCTGCTGCTACCGACCTGAGCCTGTCTAAAACCTATTTGGGCAATGCCTTGAGTGCAGGTACCAAGACATTGGAAATGTGGCTATATAGTCCGCTGTTGCCACACGGGCAACTGGCAATTTCTACCGGGACCGACGGATATTTTCTGAGCGCTTGCATTGGAACCGATAATATGGAGCTGGATATCTACAAGCTAAAATCTGGGAATGCTGGCAGCAATTCTGTGGAAATCGAAAGGTCGCGGCATTTTAAAGTGAAACTCACAAGTGAAGTATTGAGGCCATGGTTACACCTGGTGTTACAGGGATCTAATATGGGGCTTGACGGTGGGAGCTTGGCGGTCTATGTAAACGGAGTGCTGTGTCCGGCCGTAACTACTGGAACTATGCCGGGGTCCTGCGGATGGGAGATTGGCTATGTGAATAATGTGCTGACGCTCCCGAACGATATTTCCCTGTTGAAACAAATCCGCGGTTATAACAAGTTGTTGTCGGCGCAGGAGATCAGTTATCAGTTTAGCCTGGCTTGCATGGGCGTTGATAGCAGCTTGCGTGTGGCGTCCCAGGAGCATTGGGGTCGTTTCAATGTACCCGGAACTGGGACAGCTACCACCGTCGGCAATACGACTACTGAAACAAAGCACAGCCGCATTTTTCCGGTACATCATTTGAATACGACCTATGCCTATCAATCGCTGAATGGTGTATTTCGTCAGGAGTCACCGGATGCCGGCGTAAGTGATATGTGGTACGATTTGCTCGGCAGGGTGGTTGCTTCGCGTAATGCTCAGCAGCTGAAAGATGGGCGGATGAGTTATACGGAATTTGATAACCAGGGGCGCGTACTCGAAGCAGGAGAGAAGGCCGCACCCACCGAATGGCCTACTACTTTCATGAGTGACAGCCTCGCGAGGGCATTCATCGACAACAATAAAGCTACCCGTAAACATTATGTTATCAATGTGTACGACGAAAGCCTGACAGGGATGTTAGGGCAAGGGGCTTACCAGGAGGATGTACAAGCCAATCTGGTACAGGAGAACCTCCGGAAGCGGGTGTCAGCGAGTTTGTTGTATGAGCATCCGGCAGCTAGTCCGGTCGCTACAATTTACAGTTATGATATATTAGGGAATGTAAAATCCATGCTGATGAAACTGCCAGATTTTCATTTCAAGCGGATAGATTACAATTATGATCTGGCCAGTGGAAAAGTATTATTTGTGCGATATAAGCATAATGCAGCGAACAAGTTCATATATCAATATCGGTATGATGCTGAAAATCGGTTAACGGAAGCGATTACAGGTATTCAGACAACATCGGCTGATGATTGGGGGATTGCGAGTTCCCGGCAGAATGCGTACTACAAGTATTATAAACACGGGCCGTTGGCTCGGACGCAATTGGGTGGAAACATCCAGGGACTGGATTTTGTCTATACCTTGCAGGGATGGCTGAAAGCAATCAATGGCCAAAAACAGGGTGTGGATATCGGCAAGGATGGTCATGCGGGGATTAACGCCACCTTCGCTACGGATGTCTTTAATTACTCACTGGATTACTTCAACGGTGACTATGCTCCTGTTTCCAGTCCGCCAACAGGCCCTGCGCCTGATTTTCCGCTAGCCTGGCCGTACAATGAAACGCCAGGAACCGGCAGGTCGCTCTTTAACGGCAACATAGCCCGTGTTACTATGGGGCGTACGAATGGAAGCACGGTCACCGAAACAGTGGGTTATACTTATCGCTATGATCAACTGAACAGACTGACGCAGATGCGGCATCATGCAGGAATTGGTAATGGGAATTTTGCTGCCGACATAAAGTATGGGGAGAATATTGCATATGATGCGAATGGTAATATCAAGACTTTTCAGCGAAACGGACATGATGCAGGCGGTATATTGATGGATGATCTGACTTACGCATATCCGGTAATTGGGGGAAAGCTGACACAAAACCGATTGAGGCATATTACAGATGCCGCGCCGGCTAACGCCAATTATACAACGGATCTCAAGACACAGCCTGTAGATAATTATGAATATGATGATATAGGAAATTTAACGAAGGATTCCAGCGAGGGAATCAGGCATATTACCTGGACGGTGACCGGAAAAATCGAGGAAATTCAAAAAAATAATGGGTATATCCGTTATAAGTATGACCCTTCGGGGAATCGGGTCTATAAGGAGGTGAGCTTAGGCGGGCCTGCTGTTCGGACCTGGTATGTAAGGGATGCGCAGGGTAATTTGCTGGCATTATATTCAGACAACGGTACGGCTGTTGTAACATGGGAAGAGCAGCATTTGTACGGTAGTTCGCGTCTGGGCTACTGGCGGTTGGGGGTCAATAGCTCCCAAACGCTCACTACTGCCTGGAATGAGGCGCCTGGCAATACTTTGTATGAATTAACGAACCACCTAGGGAATACGATGGTCGTGGTGACCGGAGCAAAAACCAGTGAAGGAAAGGCTACTGTGATGAGCATGCAGGATTATTATTCATTCGGTAGTATAATGCCGGGAAGAAATTGGGAAAATTCTTATCTTGGGAAGCGATATCGTTATGGGTTTAATGGAAAGGAGAATGATAACGAAGTTAAGGGCATCGAGGGAAGCCAGCAGGATTATGGGATGAGGATTTATGATCCGAGGGTGGGGAAGTTCCTAAGTGTGGATCCGCTAACTTCAGATTATGCTTATTATACGCCCTATCAATTTGCGGGGAATACTCCTGTTTGGGCAACAGATCTTGATGGTGCTGAGGAAAATACAACAGGTACTTATACGTATAGACCTCCTGTTCTTAGCCGTGTAAATATGGTTATGATACATGGCAATGCGCATGTTGCATCAGCTGTGCATCGTCAGCCAAGTGTGCGGGCTGATACGCGGTCATCTTTGGAGAGGCAGATTCAGAAGCAGAAGGCGGAAGAGACTCAATTGTATCGTCAACTTTATGAAACGCAAGGAGGAGCTTCGTTTAGAATACTTCATGGCGCAGGAGAGGCCGTTACAGCAGCTGTTGGAGATTTAGCATTAAATGCAGCTTGGAAGATTGCCGCAAAATATGGGAAGCAAGCGTATAATGTAGCCCGGACAGAAATGAGCGCGGCAAGAATGGCTCTTTCTGGTGCGAGTAAAGAGGCAAGGCTTGCAATGTATGGTTCAAAAGCGTTAGAAGGGTCGAGTCCTGCATTGCGATTAGCAGAGCCGTTTGATGATGTTTCTTTCGCAAATGAAATTATTGCAATTAATAAGACTACGGAGGGAGGTGGAGTAATATTGAACACCACGCCTATGTCAGCAATAAATTCTGCTATGTACTATGAAACTGCCGCAGAGCAAGGTGCTGCAATTTTCCGTTCGATTTCTCATGGGCATATGTTTATCGATGGGAATAAGCGTACAGCGGTCGCTGCATTCGAATCTTTTGCTAAAAAGCATGGTTTGTCTACAGTAGGGAAAGATGAGATGTCGAACGTAGCCACAGAAGTGGCAAAGGGGAAATTGACAGATGTTTCAGAAATAGCTAAAAAATTAATTAAGAATGAATGA